A stretch of the Planktothricoides raciborskii GIHE-MW2 genome encodes the following:
- a CDS encoding BrnT family toxin — protein sequence MRVVGGWQGLTQETRFLGRKKKPGFWGDKKPGFGDNLSILTEIFVNYPVSQFSRGDDMQLRFEWHEEKAENNLKKHGISFEEAKTVFNDPLSITIADSQHSDNEDRYIDIGRSSQGQLLVVVYTERQANIRIISCRKATKTERKIYEQS from the coding sequence ATGAGAGTTGTTGGTGGGTGGCAAGGGTTAACGCAAGAAACCCGGTTTCTGGGCCGAAAAAAGAAACCGGGTTTCTGGGGGGACAAGAAACCGGGTTTCGGCGATAATTTATCTATCCTAACCGAGATTTTCGTCAATTACCCGGTTTCTCAATTTTCAAGAGGCGATGATATGCAGTTGAGGTTTGAATGGCATGAAGAAAAAGCCGAAAATAACCTCAAAAAACACGGAATTAGTTTTGAGGAAGCAAAAACCGTTTTCAATGACCCATTATCGATAACGATCGCTGATTCCCAGCACTCGGATAATGAAGATCGCTATATTGATATTGGTCGGTCCAGTCAAGGTCAGTTACTTGTTGTAGTTTACACAGAACGTCAAGCAAACATTCGGATTATTAGTTGTCGGAAAGCCACCAAAACAGAGAGGAAAATCTATGAACAATCATAA